One region of Palaemon carinicauda isolate YSFRI2023 chromosome 40, ASM3689809v2, whole genome shotgun sequence genomic DNA includes:
- the LOC137631971 gene encoding exonuclease GOR-like, with product MDPYRHYYKPVHPLPPRRNLFRGRDLYGPIPRNEVKWHNLPHPSPNLDGLGQYEKFERNILSEHAMVQNSFPRPHPSVDGQAVISNATNRYSQIPNNETRECSRCGAVYSVQENGKAVKPEICKYHPHKTQKSFPHRCCQGIPGTKPCKIALQHVFEAMDLDNLTGFLRTKDNISVTSREVYAVDTEMIYTEGGLEVGCLSIVNIDCNVVYQTVIVPSNHILDYNTEMSKLSPLDFVGETTTIKRVHEKLQTLWGPNTILVGHGLERDLLKLRVIHDKVVDTQVLYPHNKGPPFLNSLHNLKERYLSHQKYAKGSYKCSNEAIAVMSLTKLRV from the coding sequence ATGGATCCCTATCGCCATTACTACAAACCAGTACATCCACTGCCTCCAAGAAGAAATTTATTTCGTGGCCGTGATCTGTATGGTCCCATACCGAGGAATGAAGTGAAGTGGCACAACCTTCCCCATCCCAGTCCTAACTTGGATGGACTGGGTCAGTATGAGAAATTTGAGCGTAATATCCTATCGGAGCATGCCATGGTGCAGAACAgctttccacgtccccatccaagTGTAGACGGTCAAGCAGTGATATCAAATGCAACTAATAGGTACTCTCAGATACCAAACAATGAGACGAGAGAATGCAGTAGATGTGGAGCAGTTTACTCTGTACAGGAAAATGGCAAAGCAGTCAAACCTGAGATATGTAAATACCATCCCCACAAAACACAAAAGTCCTTTCCTCATCGGTGTTGCCAAGGCATCCCTGGAACCAAGCCATGCAAGATTGCCTTACAACATGTCTTCGAGGCTATGGACCTTGACAATCTGACTGGTTTTCTACGGACGAAAGATAATATTTCTGTAACATCTCGCGAAGTCTATGCTGTGGATACCGAAATGATTTACACTGAGGGGGGTCTAGAAGTTGGATGCTTGTCCATTGTTAACATTGATTGTAACGTGGTTTATCAGACAGTGATTGTCCCTAGTAATCACATTTTGGATTACAACACAGAAATGTCAAAACTCAGCCCATTAGAtttcgttggggaaacaacaaccATTAAACGTGTCCATGAAAAGTTACAGACCCTTTGGGGCCCTAACACCATCCTTGTAGGTCATGGACTGGAAAGAGATCTACTCAAACTGCGGGTAATTCACGATAAAGTTGTCGATACCCAGGTGTTATACCCACACAATAAAGGTCCCCCTTTCTTGAACTCATTGCATAATTTGAAGGAAAGATATTTATCACATCAGAAATACGCTAAAGGTTCTTATAAATGTAGCAATGAAGCAATAGCAGTAATGAGTCTTACTAAACTTAGGGTATAA